One stretch of Cyclopterus lumpus isolate fCycLum1 chromosome 10, fCycLum1.pri, whole genome shotgun sequence DNA includes these proteins:
- the LOC117737864 gene encoding heterogeneous nuclear ribonucleoprotein A0-like, producing MSTKLCKLFVGGLNVETTEDGVRKYFEQFGTLNDCVVVMNQTLGRSRCFGFITYSTPQEADAAMAANPHVVEGHDVELKRAIAREDANNPDILANVKKIFVGGVKDHIEADNLTEYFSQFGVVEKAEIISDKQTGRKRGFGFVFFEDTDSATKAVLTKYHTISGNKVEVKKALTKQEMSNGGRGGRGRGRGMQSFSGGRGGGGYSGYSGGGGYNNNGGGGYGGGGGYGGNGGGYGYGGGYGGYGGGGYEEGGYDNTMGGGYSNGDFGEGYGQQNSSYGAVKGGNYSYRTPAPYNRGGGGGGYGRGGGGGFSGGY from the coding sequence ATGTCTACCAAACTTTGCAAGCTGTTTGTCGGCGGACTGAACGTGGAGACGACAGAAGATGGCGTCCGCAAGTATTTCGAGCAGTTTGGCACGCTTAACGACTGCGTGGTGGTCATGAACCAGACGCTCGGCCGGTCCCGCTGTTTCGGCTTTATCACCTACTCGACTCCGCAGGAGGCCGACGCAGCAATGGCGGCTAACCCACATGTCGTCGAAGGCCACGACGTGGAATTGAAAAGGGCCATAGCGCGAGAAGACGCCAACAACCCGGATATTCTCGCCAACGTTAAAAAGATTTTCGTCGGCGGCGTGAAAGACCACATCGAGGCCGACAACCTGACCGAGTACTTCTCCCAGTTCGGCGTGGTGGAGAAGGCCGAGATCATCTCCGACAAGCAGACCGGCAGGAAGCGCGGCTTCGGCTTTGTCTTCTTCGAGGACACCGACTCCGCCACCAAAGCGGTGCTGACCAAGTACCACACCATCAGCGGGAACAAAGTGGAGGTGAAGAAGGCTCTGACCAAGCAGGAGATGTCCAACGGCGGGCGAGGAGGGAGAGGTCGCGGAAGGGGGATGCAAAGCTTTAGCGGCGGAAGAGGCGGCGGAGGCTACAGCGGCTACAGTGGCGGCGGCGGCtacaacaacaacggcggcgGCGGCTACGGTGGAGGCGGAGGATACGGCGGCAACGGCGGAGGTTACGGCTACGGCGGAGGATACGgtggatatggaggaggaggctaCGAAGAGGGAGGCTACGACAACACGATGGGGGGTGGGTACAGTAACGGTGACTTTGGGGAAGGCTACGGACAGCAGAACTCCAGCTATGGTGCAGTGAAGGGGGGCAACTATTCCTACCGGACCCCGGCTCCATACAACAGAGGCGGCGGTGGAGGTGGCTACGGCCGAGGAGGTGGCGGTGGATTCAGCGGTGGCTATTAG